The genomic interval TTTATAAATGGTATCGAACAACTGACAATGTTTGTATTTTTAATTTGATAAGTATCAGTATTGGGGTGCGAACCTTTGATGAGTATAAAGCTTCAGATTTCAATATAAGTGCTTTCGAGCAACACAATATTCCTATTTCAACAACGACCATTCCTTTGGTAGCAGATGGAAAGCTTTTAATAGGAGCGGCAGAAGTAAATTTATTACCATCCTTTGTCGTTGGTAAGGGATCTTTTGATACTGTTGTTGAAATTAGTTTTCCAACAAGTGGAAATCCCGATCAGGACCAAATTTATTTGCTCGGTAAAGTAGCCGCTATAAGTTTCTTTTTAAAATATTCTAATAACTAAAAAACAGTTACCATCATTTTAGTTTTCGCAATGCAATTTTTGCAAGCTCCAAGGTAGAATCTAATTGCAAGGCTTGCTGGAAATCTGTTTTAGCTTGTGCATTAACTCCTTTTTGTTGATAAGCAATACCCCGTTGATAAAATCCACTGGCTTCGACAGGATTTAATTGTGTTGCTATGGTAAAATGTTCAATTGCCTTATCTAAAGAATCTAATTCCAAATAAATAAATCCAAGATTAAAAAAAAATGGCTCATAATTCGGAAATTTCAAGCAGCTTCTTTTATAAAGAGCGATAGCTTCAGCCGTTTTTCCAAAACTATATAATGCAAATGCTTTTTTATGAAATATTTCCGGATCGATACTGTCTAATAGGATAGCATTCTGATAATACGATATCGCTCTTGGATTCTTTAAATCGGAAAGCACATCACCCAATTGCACCCATGCTGCACGCATATCTGGATTAAAATCAACAGCCTTTTGATATGAATTTACTGCACGACCGGTATCGCCCATTTCATAAAATATATGCCCTGCTAAATAATAAGCCTCCGCATTTTGTGGGTCTCTTATAAAAATTTTATTCAAGGTAGCTAATGCAGCCATATGTTGTTTTAAAATCAATTTTATTTGAGACGATTTTAAAATAACAGAGATCTCATTTGGAAAATAAATCAAGGCTTTATCAATAATTTCCACAGCTTCCCTTGATTGGATATTTGCCAAATAAACATCTGCAAGTAGCTGATAATAAGCTGGCTTAAATGTTGAATCAATCGACAATGCTTTATTTAAGTTAACAATTGCGACTTCGTAAGAATCTCTTTCAAAATAATAAAATGCCTTATAAAAATAGAGGGAATCATTTTCAGGATCTTTTTGAATGGATTCATTTAATAACTGCAATTCAGGATCCACCGTTTGCAATGTATCTAATTTAGAATCTGGATTTTTACAAGAATTATAAACAAATAAATAAATTATTACTAAAAAAAAGATTCTGTATAATTTCAACATATTAAATTCTATAAACATTTCTTAAATCAAATTTTTTTAAATACCATGCAAAAAATTAAGTGCTCATTTTAAATTCTCATAAAATACAATTTAGAGAAGCAGAACACCATTTTTACAAAGTATTTATTCATGGATTGTATCAAATTATAATTTGATGTCTATTATTTTTTTAGTTTTTCTACTTCTTTCTGCAGCAAAACCTAATATATGACTTTCAATGGAAGCGTCAATTGTCGAAGTCAGTAATTGTGCATTTTGTTGACCTACAGCTTGTACCCAATCTCTCATAAGGCGGTAATCGCCACCACCATGTCCTTGATTTTTATAAACCCCTTCTTCAAACGATTGAGAATCCCAGTTTGTTACTTTTCCAGTTCGAAAATCTGAGTGAACAAATTTTTCCATATCCCCATAAAGATCACCCATACTTCCCATGACCCGAGTTCTTCTACCGTGGTAAGAAGTAAATGCTTCCATATTAAAACTAGCTGTTATACCTTCCTCAAATAACAAACTCATCACATAATGATCACACTGATCATTATCCATGCGATAAACACATTTGCCATAATTTGTAGTTTTTAAATAATTCATAATTGCATCTGGTACTAATTCTTTTTTTTCCGGAAGATCAAATACATAGGTATAACTGTGCTCCCTTAAATAAATCTTAAGTGCTGAATACGGGCAGGTAGATTCTATTGCACACCCTTCATGACAACGACCTGTGCTTCCTTCGGGTGCATTTTTTTTGGTAAACCATTTTAAATTACCAAATGCAGCAACACGCACAGATGGTTTATTTACCAACCATCTTAAAATATCAAGATCATGACAGGATTTGGCTAAAATAATAGGTGTTGTTTCTTTGCTATTATGCCAGTTACCTCTAACGAATGAATGCGCCATATGCACATGTTGAATGGGTTCGAAATGCTGGATACTTAATAATTCACCGATAGAACCATTGTGGATTAATGCTCTCAATTTAACAAAATATGGTGCATATCTGAGGACATGACATAAGCCTACAATGCGACCGGTTTTTTTCGATTTTGCTAAAATATCCCTACACTCTTTTTCAGTTTGTGCCATTGGTTTTTCCAAGAGTATATCATAGCCCATTTCAAGTGCTTTCATGCAAGGTCCATAATGCAGATGATCAGGTGTTGTAATAATAATAGCATCCGCAAACTTTGGTTTTAAAAAAACATGTTCCCAGGTTACAAACCGGTGATCCTCTTTAATGGAATGCTTTTTTGTGTATCGATCATTTCTTATTGGAATGGGTTCTGCAACACCTACGATTTTTATTTCTTCCGGATTTTCAATTGCATAATTTCCATAAACATTGCCACGAGCACCTGCTCCTAAAGTAATTGCTGTTATTGGTTTTGATAATTTGACATGCAGTGGATTCGGAGTTTCACCCAATAATTGGGACAAATCTGGAATCTTAAAAACGGATGCCCCTGCCACAAGACCAAGTGCTTTTAATGTTTCCCTTCGGGAATAAGGATTTGACATATAATTTTTCTTAAAGGTAAAAATTTATTGATACTATCAGAGCCAGATTGTTTCGTTCAATTTAAAATTAATTAGATTTATAAAATTTATTATCTTTTAAATTAAACCGGACTGAACTATGATTGAATAAGCTGGATTATAAATACAAAATACATAGTATTCCAAGCTCCAAAAGATCTTAGACCTTTTAAAATAACAAAACATTTAACATCCGGAATTATTCATCTCCCTCTAATATGCCTAATAAATTTCTTGCTTGCAAAAACCCTGCAACGTGTTCGCTGATTAATATTAAGCTGATGTTGGATTGTTTCAATGTAAATCTGGATGTTTTTGATGCTACTTTTCTTAATATTGTTTGAAAAGCTTTGGTTTCAAAAAATGGAGAAGCCGGATTCGAAATAAAATAACATTGCAATTTTTTCTTTTTCAAAACAACCCGCTCAAAACCTAAACGTTTTGCAACCCATCGCAAACGTAATCCATTTAATAATTCTTCTACTTGTGAAGGTATTGGACCAAAACGATCTTTAATTTGTTCACAAAACTTCTGGATAGCTTCTTCGTTTTCTAGTTTATCAAGAGATTGATAAAGGTTTAACCGTTCCTGAATATTAGAAACATAAGCATCCGGTATCATCATTTCGATATCACTATCAATGGTTACATCCCGGATATAAACCTTCTCTTCCTTTTTGTCATCAGCAAATAATTCTTTAAAGTCCGTTTCCTTCAATTCTAAAATTGCTTCTTCCAATATTCTTTGGTAGGTCTCATAACCAATGTCGGCTATAAAACCACTTTGTTCTCCACCTAATAAGTTACCAGCTCCCCGAATATCTAAATCGCGCATAGCAACATTAAAACCACTGCCAAGATCTGAAAACTCCTCTATTGTTTTTAATCGTTTTCTGGCTTCCATAGTCAAAACAGAAGAAGGTGGTGCAAACAAATAACAATAGGCCTTTCTATTGGAACGACCAACACGACCTCTTAATTGATGGAGATCACTCAATCCAAACTGATGTGCATTATTAATGATAATTGTATTTGCATTCGGAATATCCATACCTGTTTCAATAATATTGGTACATACTAATACATCAAACTTATTATCAATAAAATCGACCAACACTTTTTCAAGTTTTTCCGCTTCCATTTGTCCATGTGCCACTTGAATATCTACGGTAGGACATAATCGATGCAATGCTGCAGCCATTTCACCTAAAGTTTTTACCTTATTATGTACAAAAAAAACCTGGCCACCACGATACACTTCATGCATTATAGCTTCTTGAATTAGGTGGTCATTAAATACTCTGCGCTCTGTATGTATCGGTTGACGATTTGGAGGAGGCGTTTGAATGACACTCAAGTCTCTTGCCGACATTAATGAAAACTGTAAGGTTCTTGGTATTGGTGTAGCAGTCAGGGTTAAGGTATCAACATTATGTTTGAGATGTCTTAATTTTTCTTTAGAAGCAACACCAAATTTTTGCTCTTCATCGATAATTAATAATCCGAGATCTTTAAATTTAATTTTAGCACTTAAAATACTAATCGTGCCAATAATGATATCTAATTTTCCATCATTCAGATTTTTTATAATCTGATTTTTATCTTTTGTTGTCCGAAATCTTGAAACATAATCCACATCGACTGGAAACTCCTTGAGGCGTTCTTTCAAGGTCCTATAATGCTGCATTGCTAAAATTGTAGTCGGTACTAAAATAGCAACTTGTTTACCATCTTGGACCGCTTTGAAGGCTGCGCGAATAGCCACTTCCGTTTTCCCAAATCCGACATCTCCACAAACTAAACGATCCATTGGGAATGGTTTTTCCATATCGGCCTTTACCTCCAGCGTTGCTTTGTATTGATCCGGAGTATCCTCATACATAAAGGAAGCTTCCAGCTCTGCTTGTAAATAATTATCTGGATGAAAAGCAAATCCCTTTGCCGCTTTTCGCTTTCCGTAAAGTTTAATTAATTCCTGCGCAATGTCTTTAACTTTTTGCTTCGTGCGTTGTTTCAAAAGTTTCCACTGATCAGACCCTAACTTACTTAAGCCTGGCTCTGTTCCTTCTTGCCCTACAAATTTTGAAATTTTATGCAATGAATGAATACTCACATATAATATATCATCATTCCTATAAATCAGCCGAACGGCTTCTTGTAACTGTCCATTAATATTCAATTTTTCGAGCCCAGCAAATCGACCAACGCCATAATCCATATGGGTTACAAAATCTCCAGCTTGCAATTCCCGCAATACTTTTAAACTGAGGGCCTGATCTTTTGTATATCCTTGTTTTATTTTATATCCATGAAATCTTGAAAATATTTGATGATCTGTATAACAAGCTATCTTTAAATCATGATCAATAAATCCTTCCCGGATAGACTTAAGCTCCGGAAAATATTTGATATCCGCTTTTAGATCTTCAAAAATATTATAAAAACGTTCTATTTGTGCTGTGCTATTCGTACAAATAAAACAGCTATAGTTTTTTAAATTTAACGCCCGGATATCTTCAATTAATAAATTGAAATTTTTATTAAAACTGGGTTGTGCCTGACTGTGAATTGATAATGATATTGTTGGTATGCTTTTATCTGGTTTCTGATTATAAAAAATCAATTTATAATTTTCAATGCCTGAAATAAATTCGTCTCCATTGATATATTCTTTTCTGTGAATTAATTGGATAAAACGATCTTCATCATAATGTTTCATTTTATCTCCTTGTCGGTTAGCTGCTTCAAAACACTTGTTTAACGATTCGGTACATGCATGCAAATCCTTAATCCAAATCACAGTATTCATTGGTAGCAGCTCAAAAAGACTCATTTTAGCTTCTGTTTCATAATCAGAATGCATATTAGGAATAATAGAAAACCGTGCAATACTTTGTTGAGAAAGTTGCGTCAATGTTTCAAATCTGCGGATACTTTCCACAACATCATCATTTAATTCAATTCTATAAGGAAGATCCGATGCATAAGAAAAAACATCCAGAATTCCACCTCTTACAGAAAACTGTCCGGGTTCATAAACAAAATCAGTTCGATTAAATCCGAATTGATTCAATTTAATCAATATATCATCTAAATCCAATTTGGATCCAGTTGCAAATTCAACTTTTGACTTCTCAATAGCTTTTCCTGAAATCATTTTTTCAAAAATCGCTTCCGGATAGCTTACAATAATACCCTGTGCATTTTGATTTAATTTGGAAATGGCATCCACTCGTTGTTGTATCTGAAATGTATCCATTTCTTCAAATTGAGCTGGCCTTCTAAATGAATCCGGTAAAAAGTAGACTTTGGTTTGCTTTGAAAATTGTTCAAGATCGTTTTGTAAATATGCTGCTTCTTCTTTGTCTGAACAGATTATTAAAAATGGATTTGCTTGATTGAGGAAGCTAGATAAAATCAAAAAGCTATCCCTGGATCCACAAAGACCCTCTATGCTAATTTTCTGATTCTGATTTACATCCAAAAGTTGCGCTAATTCTGCCCCTTTAGGATCCCGCATAAGATAATCACTTATACGGATGATGTCCTGCTCCACGGTTCAAAGATACAGGGATATCTATTATCACCAAGCTTAATCAAGTACTTTTTGTATGTTTGTTTTTCTATGACAAGGCACAGAATATATCCTTCAAAAATATTATTAGCAGGTGAATATACCGTCTTAGCAGGCCATCCAGGGCTTGCAATTCCAAATATTGAAAGATTTGCAAATTGGAATAACAAGCAAATGATTGAAGACCCTGTTTTGAGTTCGTTTTATAAATTTCTTTTAAATACTCCTCTTTGTAATACCTTGATCCAGCTGGATGAATTCAAACATTATATTTCACACGGAGGATATCTTGAAACGAATATCCCCTTTGGTTATGGTTTAGGAAGTTCCGGTGCGCTTTGTGCTGCCGTTTTAGATAGATTCTCAACCATAGATAAATCAAATACAAAGAATGTACATCAAATTTTAAAAGAAATGGAACATTTCTTTCATGGACAAAGTTCGGGTTTAGATCCTATGATATCCTATTATAATCGTTGTATCCTATTAGATCATAATGAATTGTATGTTCTGAATTTAATTCAACAAAATATTTTATCTGAATATTCCTTACATTTAATTGATAGTAAGGTAATCCGGAATACACAATATTTAGTATCTCTTTTTAAACAAAACTGCCAACAGTCAGAATACAAATTAAAAATAGAAACCGATTTAGTACCTGCAAATAAAAAACTAATCGAGGCATTTAAAGAAAATGCTGTCCATGATTTTCAAAATCACTGGATTCAAATTAGTATTGAAAGTATAGAAATTTTCAAACTCATGATCCCAGATAATATTTTAAAATTTTGGGAAGCAGGATTACAAAATGGTGCATACTATTGCAAACTTTGCGGAGCCGGCGGTGGTGGTTTGTTTTTAACAATGGTTAAAAATGAGGAGGTTTTTAAAGAAGCATTAAGCTCACATTCTTTAAATGAATTTATTTAGACTGCTTTACAAGGTAGAAACGAAACGCAAATTTTAATTTTTTTACCTTTTGCAATACAAACTTAAAGATCTGCTTAAAAACTTGGGGAGTAGGACTCTTAGAATACCTTAAACCCAGATCCCCAGGAATTGAGTACAAATTCCATTTTGACCAGGTATTGTCAATTTTAAAAAACGATTGTTCTCCAGAAAATTAGCTTGACCCTTTTAAAGATCAAGAAATATCATTTTATTTTTTTGAATGCATTATAAAAACAGGTGGAATATTTAAAGCAACAAAATTAACTTTCGTGCTTCCAAATATTTCTTCATACATTTTCTTCTTTAAAAGTGAATAATGAATTTGAATAAAATCTCCTCCATTTTTTAAACATTTTTTGCATTCATATAAAATAGATTGTGCCAAATCATCTGGTAACATAACAAATGGAATTGCTGAAATAATACAATCAACAAAATCTATATTCATCGTATGCAAATAATCGATTAATTTTTCAGCAGAATCATGAATAACGATGATCCGATTATCATTGATTTTATTTAGAATTTCACAAAAGGGTTTATTCACTTCGAAAACAATTAAAACTGCATCTGGAAGCATCCTGTCGAGAATGTGATGCGTAATGGCACCATCACCTGCTCCCAATTCAACAATTACTTTTGCATTTTGGAAGTCGACTAAATCTGTAATTGCTTTACTTGTAAAACGGGATGTACGAATTACAGTACCTATCGTTTTCATGTTTTTTAAACTTTCCTGTAAAAATTCTAAACTTCCCATCATAAGTTAATTGTTCTGACTTTTTAAATAATTCAAATAAAGTAACAAATCAGAATCCTGTAAAACAAAATCAATAATATCTGCTCGATTTAATGGTACCCCATTTCGAAATGCCTTAATCTCAGCTTTAATACCAAATTGTAAAATTGCTTGTTTTAAAGCTGCCTCTGCTTCAGTAAAGCGCTTATAAACGCCTGCATAATATTGATAACCTGTCTGCTTTTTTTCCATAAAATATGGAGTCTCGGAATCTTGAATCAAAGGATGATTTAAAATACTGGATGAACTTCCCAAATATAAAGAATATCGAATTCCTAATCTGGAAGTTCGAAATGAACTTTCCTTTTCTTGCCTTAAAGATTCTGGTATTGGGATGCTTGAATAATTTATATTCAATAAACTTGAATCTGAATTTTCAAAAAAGAAATCAATTCTTTTATTTAATTTTTCAGAAACCGCTGATTTATTTCCATTGATTGTTCTTTTAGCAATCGGAAAAGAGGAACCAAGTCCATAACAATGAATTCTATTCGGAGCAATTTGATTTTCAATTAAATATTTTTCGATAACTTCAGCTTTTTTAATTGAATAATAAAGATTTATAGGATCTTGAGAATCTTCAAATGCATGTCCGGCAATTTCTATTCTTAACGCAGGATGCATTTGAAGTATTAAAATATATTGTTCTAATAATTTTTTATTTTTACTTTCCTTTAGAAAGTCATCATCTTTATAATAAATGGATTCAATATAATATTCCTTAAACTCTTTTGTTTCTTTTGTTTTATATCCTGTATTTGAATTGGTATTTATTAAAAGACGATCGGCATCGTTTGATTCATCCATTAAATTACTCAATGGACTTCCATTTTCTAATGTAAGCTGTTCTTCAAGATCCTCTTTGAAATAAGCCATGAAAATATCTTTTCCACCTTTATTATCTGTTTTACGGTCGGATGTAAAAATGCCAGCTAAACCATCCGGAGTCAATCTAAAATGGGTGTCATTTCCAGCAGAATTAATTGGAATCCCTAAATTAATTGGTGATCCCCATTGATTTGCTTCTGGCCAAAATTTGGTTTTAAAAATATCATATCCTCCTATTGACAATAAGTTATCGGAAGAAAAATATAAGGTTCTACCATCCTTTGTTATATAAGGATAATCTTCATTAAAAACTGTGTTGATTGTTGGACCAAGATTAATCGGCTCCATCCAATGTTCATTTCTTTTTACAGAAATATACAAATCATAAGCACCATAACCACCCAACCGACAACTAGAAAATATCATTAAGGTATCTTGAAAAATGCTCACTCCATGATCTCCAATATCGGCTATCATCGGACTGTTAAATGACGCTTGAGTAAAATTTATGAATGGATTATCCAGCGTATCCAGTAATAAGGATCCTTTTTCATCATTTAAGGTTCTGAAAAAAAGCAAAATTTTCTCATTCTCAATGATTTCCAGAACATGATCATGCATACTGGAGTTGATTTGCTTTTGAATTTTCGTTGGTGTAGTCCACCCACCATTTAATTTTTCAATTTGAAAAATATCGGATCGCAAAAATCCATTTTCTGAATCCAAATATCCTAATTCATTTCTTAGGCCCCCTTCATTTTCATCGCGAATAGCATTTAAATAAAAAATATTTGAATTTGGCAATGGAACTACTGCATATTCATCTTGAATCGTATTAATTCCTC from Saprospiraceae bacterium carries:
- a CDS encoding tetratricopeptide repeat protein; the encoded protein is MLKLYRIFFLVIIYLFVYNSCKNPDSKLDTLQTVDPELQLLNESIQKDPENDSLYFYKAFYYFERDSYEVAIVNLNKALSIDSTFKPAYYQLLADVYLANIQSREAVEIIDKALIYFPNEISVILKSSQIKLILKQHMAALATLNKIFIRDPQNAEAYYLAGHIFYEMGDTGRAVNSYQKAVDFNPDMRAAWVQLGDVLSDLKNPRAISYYQNAILLDSIDPEIFHKKAFALYSFGKTAEAIALYKRSCLKFPNYEPFFFNLGFIYLELDSLDKAIEHFTIATQLNPVEASGFYQRGIAYQQKGVNAQAKTDFQQALQLDSTLELAKIALRKLK
- a CDS encoding Gfo/Idh/MocA family oxidoreductase, encoding MSNPYSRRETLKALGLVAGASVFKIPDLSQLLGETPNPLHVKLSKPITAITLGAGARGNVYGNYAIENPEEIKIVGVAEPIPIRNDRYTKKHSIKEDHRFVTWEHVFLKPKFADAIIITTPDHLHYGPCMKALEMGYDILLEKPMAQTEKECRDILAKSKKTGRIVGLCHVLRYAPYFVKLRALIHNGSIGELLSIQHFEPIQHVHMAHSFVRGNWHNSKETTPIILAKSCHDLDILRWLVNKPSVRVAAFGNLKWFTKKNAPEGSTGRCHEGCAIESTCPYSALKIYLREHSYTYVFDLPEKKELVPDAIMNYLKTTNYGKCVYRMDNDQCDHYVMSLLFEEGITASFNMEAFTSYHGRRTRVMGSMGDLYGDMEKFVHSDFRTGKVTNWDSQSFEEGVYKNQGHGGGDYRLMRDWVQAVGQQNAQLLTSTIDASIESHILGFAAERSRKTKKIIDIKL
- the mfd gene encoding transcription-repair coupling factor: MRDPKGAELAQLLDVNQNQKISIEGLCGSRDSFLILSSFLNQANPFLIICSDKEEAAYLQNDLEQFSKQTKVYFLPDSFRRPAQFEEMDTFQIQQRVDAISKLNQNAQGIIVSYPEAIFEKMISGKAIEKSKVEFATGSKLDLDDILIKLNQFGFNRTDFVYEPGQFSVRGGILDVFSYASDLPYRIELNDDVVESIRRFETLTQLSQQSIARFSIIPNMHSDYETEAKMSLFELLPMNTVIWIKDLHACTESLNKCFEAANRQGDKMKHYDEDRFIQLIHRKEYINGDEFISGIENYKLIFYNQKPDKSIPTISLSIHSQAQPSFNKNFNLLIEDIRALNLKNYSCFICTNSTAQIERFYNIFEDLKADIKYFPELKSIREGFIDHDLKIACYTDHQIFSRFHGYKIKQGYTKDQALSLKVLRELQAGDFVTHMDYGVGRFAGLEKLNINGQLQEAVRLIYRNDDILYVSIHSLHKISKFVGQEGTEPGLSKLGSDQWKLLKQRTKQKVKDIAQELIKLYGKRKAAKGFAFHPDNYLQAELEASFMYEDTPDQYKATLEVKADMEKPFPMDRLVCGDVGFGKTEVAIRAAFKAVQDGKQVAILVPTTILAMQHYRTLKERLKEFPVDVDYVSRFRTTKDKNQIIKNLNDGKLDIIIGTISILSAKIKFKDLGLLIIDEEQKFGVASKEKLRHLKHNVDTLTLTATPIPRTLQFSLMSARDLSVIQTPPPNRQPIHTERRVFNDHLIQEAIMHEVYRGGQVFFVHNKVKTLGEMAAALHRLCPTVDIQVAHGQMEAEKLEKVLVDFIDNKFDVLVCTNIIETGMDIPNANTIIINNAHQFGLSDLHQLRGRVGRSNRKAYCYLFAPPSSVLTMEARKRLKTIEEFSDLGSGFNVAMRDLDIRGAGNLLGGEQSGFIADIGYETYQRILEEAILELKETDFKELFADDKKEEKVYIRDVTIDSDIEMMIPDAYVSNIQERLNLYQSLDKLENEEAIQKFCEQIKDRFGPIPSQVEELLNGLRLRWVAKRLGFERVVLKKKKLQCYFISNPASPFFETKAFQTILRKVASKTSRFTLKQSNISLILISEHVAGFLQARNLLGILEGDE
- a CDS encoding methyltransferase; the protein is MMGSLEFLQESLKNMKTIGTVIRTSRFTSKAITDLVDFQNAKVIVELGAGDGAITHHILDRMLPDAVLIVFEVNKPFCEILNKINDNRIIVIHDSAEKLIDYLHTMNIDFVDCIISAIPFVMLPDDLAQSILYECKKCLKNGGDFIQIHYSLLKKKMYEEIFGSTKVNFVALNIPPVFIMHSKK
- a CDS encoding PD40 domain-containing protein codes for the protein MLIFLACLYSCVGFTQNLKSANQYYKQKKYFEASEIYKTSWNIVEKDPDLLLQAGISCYESNALDYSIRCFEKLLSRSNKYSKLGAWYLAKSYQHQNQFELAIFQYKNYLKATDRDDPQKAFIKNELLRCAMGLKYNRQTPIAIVEPISGGINTIQDEYAVVPLPNSNIFYLNAIRDENEGGLRNELGYLDSENGFLRSDIFQIEKLNGGWTTPTKIQKQINSSMHDHVLEIIENEKILLFFRTLNDEKGSLLLDTLDNPFINFTQASFNSPMIADIGDHGVSIFQDTLMIFSSCRLGGYGAYDLYISVKRNEHWMEPINLGPTINTVFNEDYPYITKDGRTLYFSSDNLLSIGGYDIFKTKFWPEANQWGSPINLGIPINSAGNDTHFRLTPDGLAGIFTSDRKTDNKGGKDIFMAYFKEDLEEQLTLENGSPLSNLMDESNDADRLLINTNSNTGYKTKETKEFKEYYIESIYYKDDDFLKESKNKKLLEQYILILQMHPALRIEIAGHAFEDSQDPINLYYSIKKAEVIEKYLIENQIAPNRIHCYGLGSSFPIAKRTINGNKSAVSEKLNKRIDFFFENSDSSLLNINYSSIPIPESLRQEKESSFRTSRLGIRYSLYLGSSSSILNHPLIQDSETPYFMEKKQTGYQYYAGVYKRFTEAEAALKQAILQFGIKAEIKAFRNGVPLNRADIIDFVLQDSDLLLYLNYLKSQNN